The following nucleotide sequence is from Coffea eugenioides isolate CCC68of chromosome 3, Ceug_1.0, whole genome shotgun sequence.
AAGGGATGTTGTTGTTAAAGGATCCAAAAAACTCTTGAAAGTAGTAGAAAAACCACATCCAAGTATCCTTGTTCTCACATTCAGTTATAGCAAATATTATTGGAAATATGCTGTTGTTTGCATCCAAAGCAACTGCTATGAGAAGCACACCTTCAAATGGACCCTTTAAAAAACATCCATCAAATCCCACAAAAGGCCTACAACCTTCTAGGAATCCCAGCTTTTGAACTCTAAAGCTAATTAATATTCTCAAAAATTTAGGCTCAACTAACAGATTTGGTATATCATAATGTATTTTACAAATGTTGTTGGGATTATTGTTCTTTAACAGTTCAGCATATTTTGGAAGTTTAGAATAAGATTCAGCATGTGTGTTTTCTATTTCATTAAGTGCTTTGTTCTTAGATCTGAAAATCTGTATTTTACTTTGCTTCACACCATACTTCCTCAACTCTGCCTTTACACCTTTGCTGGTCATATTAGGATGATCTCTCATGACACTAACCAGCTTCTTGACCATCCAATCAGATGTGGCTTCAGCACAGTGTTTATCCATCACACAAGTGTGCTGTGGTTGGTAACTTTTAATCTGAAAAGTGATATTATCAGCCACTGGTGATGCATGTATTTTCCACTTGCATCTCTCAGCATTGCAGATAGCAGTCACTCTAGATCTCTCATTTTTCAATCTCAGAAGCGGAAAGCCTTTTTGAATAACATAATCTTTCAAGACAGCCCTAAATGCATCCACATTGGTGAATAATTGACCTTTCTCAAACTCTATGTCATCTTTAGGATTGTAAATCCACATCTTTGATCTCATTAATTGTCTTATAGGATCATCCCTTTCTTCACTTTCAGAATCAGGAACCAGAATTTCTGCTTCATTGTcttcaaaatcagaaaaattagtATCACTGTCCTCACTGTCATCATTTGAGACCCTATCTAGAACTAATTCATCCTCATTGTCACTATGCAGATTGTGTCTCCATGAAGAATTAGAACTAGAGTCTCCATACTCATCATCTGAGATATCAACCTCTACTGCTACTGTCTTTTTATTCTGTTTACTAATAACCACAGTATCTTGCATGTTCACAGTAGTTGGATTTACTAAGTTATTCTCTTCATCAGCAGGGATAATATCCATATCAGAGACATGTAAGTTTATCACATGCAAGTTGGAGAATTGGACCAGTTGCCAAAAGTACTGGTATTTCTGATATCATTACAGTTCATATTTGCTAATGcattcatgcatatttttaacGGAAGTTAATGAAATTTCCAGAAAACATCAGCATGCATCCATCGTGCATGAAATTTCAAGAAACATCTTTAGTTACAGTACTGCATGAAGGAAAAAACATCTTAAGTTTCTTGACACATCTACTGATTAAGCAAAAAACTTCTCCATAATATTAGGGGTGAGCATCGAATTTGAAATCGATAATTCGGTAGCTTGAAATCGGTAATTTTTGGTAAATGGTTCTTGATAGGGTGATAATTGAAtgtttattcattggtatttggtCTTAATTTTGGTCACTTATTGTGCAAGACACTGAATTTTTGCCCAAATTTGGTATTTGTATTATTTGCAGGCGAGTGATGTTAAAAGTGGCAAAAAGAagtgaatttccagaagactaGGCCTTCtctggcgtgcccacgccagacaGGGCAGAGTTGCGTGAAAAAGACGGACCGCAGGTCCTATCCCTGGAATTACTACCCTTCTTTGGAAACAAATTCTGAACCTGTGTGAGATGAGAAAGGAGAGTAATAAAAAAGCAGCCTTTTGGCAACAAGTTGAGGAGAGAAATAAGGAAGCTttcttttggaaagaaaagttcCAATTAGTCAAGCAAAAGAAGCGGCGGCGCAAACAATATAAAGAAGACAGCAATAGACTAGGGATTATCTGGGTTTTGgacttttcttttctctgcTTTTGCTTTTATCATTGCTAGTAGCCTAGCGGCCGCATCACTTTCATTTCGTTTTTCGTTCAACAAAATCTCCATGACAACTCTGAATTGCTTCGTCGTTATGTGGCAAGTCTAATCTCTTTATCTAGTTGAGGTGTAATCAAAGGCCAGAACACAAACAATTGTGAgatcatttttttattattctaaaTTCTGCGTTTGTGGGTATTTAATTATTCTTTAATTTAATAGTCTATTATTGTTTGGATTTGTTGGATCAATGTGGCCAGTTGTTCAGTTGTCTGAATAGTATACTGTCAATTAGGACAAGGGTACGTATCACTTGATTGTTTTAAATTAGTGGCGAACGACACAATTTCATTGCCTTGTAAGCAGTCTAATCTGAGTCGTGGGAATAattaatctagtttaaatgaaCCCACATGTGTGTTTGTTAATTAGAATTGGGTCTCTCTAATTCCTAAAGCTGTGATTAGATTAAATCCTTCGAGGGTCTCTGGGGTTATCTAATTTACAAGAGGGTGGTTTAAGAGCGTCTCTGGATTACCATATAATTAAGGAGAGATTGGGAGTTTGGCGGTTGCTAAATTGCTAGAATCAATTTATTTGTGAACGTGTGATATATCCTTGGTATCTATGATAATTGTGTGAATCGGTGCCGAAATTATCTCCTTGACTAGGTTGtgtcaattaattgcttattttaTTCTTGAGTTATTGCATTCATTATGATTGTTCGTTTAATGATTTTAAGTCtttaatttgtttcatttatCTCTCTCTTTTAAAAATCCCCCAATTATCTGTGTGTGATAAATCTACCAGTTCTCTGTGGAaacgaccctactcactactatactCATTCAGTTTTGGGAGTAGGtatcattataaattttatcTTTGGTTATTTAACAGCCACCAAATTTTGGAGCCGTTAC
It contains:
- the LOC113766450 gene encoding uncharacterized protein LOC113766450, with the protein product MDIIPADEENNLVNPTTVNMQDTVVISKQNKKTVAVEVDISDDEYGDSSSNSSWRHNLHSDNEDELVLDRVSNDDSEDSDTNFSDFEDNEAEILVPDSESEERDDPIRQLMRSKMWIYNPKDDIEFEKGQLFTNVDAFRAVLKDYVIQKGFPLLRLKNERSRVTAICNAERCKWKIHASPVADNITFQIKSYQPQHTCVMDKHCAEATSDWMVKKLVSVMRDHPNMTSKGVKAELRKYGVKQSKIQIFRSKNKALNEIENTHAESYSKLPKYAELLKNNNPNNICKIHYDIPNLLVEPKFLRILISFRVQKLGFLEGCRPFVGFDGCFLKGPFEGVLLIAVALDANNSIFPIIFAITECENKDTWMWFFYYFQEFFGSFNNNIPLTFMSDRQKGLNLAYEEIFSDATGRHCCRHICNNFKSQFLGILLRSFFWKAAKSYDVVGYNEAIASIKDINIAAWRYLDKIPRSSWCRHVFSSQLKCEHVANNFTESFNN